A region from the Mustela nigripes isolate SB6536 unplaced genomic scaffold, MUSNIG.SB6536 HiC_scaffold_3888, whole genome shotgun sequence genome encodes:
- the LOC132009059 gene encoding lysM and putative peptidoglycan-binding domain-containing protein 4-like, producing VADIKKVNNLIREQDLYALKSIKIPVKNHGIFTETHRELRPLLSPSSETRVTFEEQPDADRAAVGAGALSSPLTDFFKGIDENIERVVQSEIFLNESYSAETSNQPLLPTSPKTPTKGADCGIQWWNAVFIMLLIGIVLPVFYLVYFKIQATGKIPSSLNTTAVPNGSMSVSAVPGQAPRLAVPVPTVPSADSQFSQTTQAGN from the coding sequence GTCGCAGATATCAAGAAAGTCAACAACTTGATCAGAGAACAAGACTTATATGCTTTGAAATCTATTAAGATTCCAGTGAAAAATCATGGGATCTTTACAGAGACCCACAGAGAACTCAGACCCCTCCTGAGCCCATCCTCAGAGACCAGAGTGACCTTCGAGGAGCAGCCAGACGCAGATAGAGCAGCTGTAGGCGCTGGTGCCCTCTCCAGCCCACTGACAGATTTCTTTAAGGGCATTGACGAGAATATTGAGCGCGTGGTGCAGtcagaaatctttttaaatgaaagttactCGGCAGAGACCTCCAATCAGCCGCTGCTCCCGACTTCTCCAAAGACCCCCACGAAGGGTGCCGACTGTGGAATTCAGTGGTGGAATGCCGTTTTTATCATGCTTCTAATTGGGATTGTTTTACCAGTGTTTTACTTggtctattttaaaatacaagctACTGGCAAGATCCCCAGTAGCTTGAACACAACTGCTGTCCCCAATGGCTCGATGAGCGTGAGTGCAGTTCCAGGGCAAGCCCCCAGATTAGCAGTTCCAGTGCCAACTGTCCCTTCTGCAGACAGCCAGTTCAGTCAAACCACCCAGGCAGGGAACTAG